One Lysinibacillus fusiformis genomic window carries:
- a CDS encoding general stress protein has product MINEQNPQIEVAHTKEEMLHILESMRLAGYHTEDIHIIAKDQSQLEDVKWDADIRTHEAGNWVDQVKSWFTGESAVTEGLKRFDLSEGQTAYYAQLVEQGAIVLFAERDDTNEPLTTATNDEGNRYRHAPLDPRVTEPFNDTVGNVETPAQREERLKAEERMNEAEQIRRYL; this is encoded by the coding sequence ATGATAAATGAACAAAACCCACAAATTGAGGTGGCACATACAAAAGAGGAAATGCTGCACATTTTAGAGAGTATGCGATTAGCTGGATATCATACAGAGGATATCCATATTATTGCAAAGGATCAAAGCCAATTAGAGGATGTTAAATGGGATGCAGATATTCGAACGCATGAGGCAGGGAATTGGGTAGACCAGGTTAAATCATGGTTTACGGGTGAGTCTGCTGTGACAGAAGGGTTAAAAAGATTTGATTTATCAGAAGGACAAACTGCGTATTATGCGCAACTTGTGGAACAAGGAGCCATTGTCTTATTTGCTGAACGTGATGATACAAATGAGCCACTGACAACGGCAACCAATGATGAAGGCAATCGTTATCGTCATGCCCCGTTAGATCCACGCGTAACAGAGCCATTTAATGATACTGTTGGCAATGTGGAGACACCAGCGCAACGTGAGGAACGTTTAAAGGCTGAAGAACGCATGAATGAAGCTGAACAAATAAGAAGATATCTATAG
- a CDS encoding Dps family protein, which translates to MTQNLNKQLNRLVATYSVLYTKLHNYHWYVTGNAFFTLHAKFEELYNETTLNLDEIAERILSKDGKPVATLKEHLELSYVEEATGKETTDEMVETTISDFQKLMKALNSTMALAAEEGDDRTEDLLNAMYQSLEKHTWMLKAFLSH; encoded by the coding sequence ATGACACAAAACTTAAATAAGCAATTGAATAGGCTAGTAGCCACGTACTCGGTACTTTATACAAAATTGCATAACTACCATTGGTATGTAACGGGGAACGCCTTCTTCACACTCCATGCAAAATTTGAAGAGTTATATAATGAAACGACATTAAATTTAGATGAAATTGCAGAACGTATTCTTTCAAAAGACGGTAAGCCCGTTGCTACATTAAAAGAACATCTGGAGCTATCTTATGTAGAAGAAGCTACAGGGAAGGAAACGACTGATGAAATGGTGGAAACAACAATCTCAGATTTCCAAAAGCTAATGAAAGCATTAAATTCAACAATGGCGCTTGCTGCGGAGGAAGGGGACGATCGTACAGAGGATTTACTCAATGCGATGTACCAATCACTTGAAAAACATACGTGGATGTTAAAAGCATTTCTCAGCCATTAA